A single genomic interval of Zingiber officinale cultivar Zhangliang chromosome 4A, Zo_v1.1, whole genome shotgun sequence harbors:
- the LOC121971009 gene encoding E3 ubiquitin-protein ligase UPL4-like isoform X2 — MCKKLPPDCSSSIIESVPTLCALLQNEDTKLVETVAICLARIADSIGSSSNLLDELCKLGLIQKSLELITNDGHRTLSRVTYSGLIALLTKLAGNSQLAVQTLFELNISRTLRNVLLGSDMSDDSAYASTEDLQINQVYEVLKLANQLIPPRERDPDNQLTEAKEKIQMVVPNFLDQFATEILPASIKVVNSDANPYVCYGCVSIISRIAYYSAPDTLLKSIKDINISYFLAGLLLKKDPHILLSTLETVEILMQKLPGFFLSSFIKEGVVHAIDALLSEDKCTEPVLGHSDDQMVVKDISRCLCYSFALSRVPSSEAKTCKIVKESIHNLGRHIKATYFANGAMSSDMGFTETLQNLKTLCKVLTESVDIHLNSDNSLQDEENLTQMLDQVMRAFSQEDPMSTFEFVESGLARSLIHYLSNGKYPLGTHSVGLSSHILTILKRFQTFAFICLSKPCQSCDNTILVILLKKLQNALSSLDNFPVIVSQGYKARNTYADIPARCCTMNPCLRVRFVREKAESHLSDYNNVLNVDISSSVDDIEGYLWPKVSENKNVNLTESMDNNISKLKLTSSRSNHTSEGDSIETHTNISNETCISNSSEVIRSQEQLLPTETSPLQSTSGVKSGPEITITASPSIGEAKQKLTFSLSGKQLDRSKTLYQAVLEDQMSSESHMVVGSRFWNQLYKLTYRVAEDENSSKGQLLDCVSQSNILLNKLGFSWQKLPFFPTIFQIEMPSNFDKMSSTYDILFMLKILEGLNHFSLELLTDERVGAFAEGKIDNLDDLKVIIPSVPELGFVNSKLSDKLEQQLRDPLVLTTGYFPSWCSQLMNSCSFLFSFEARWKYFYLTAFGSLKNQQNSIQHSNSPGTNSSSDSLTFPRKKFKVDRNKILECAMKMMELHVHSKGSLEVEYDEEVGTGLGPTMEFYTLLSHEFQKAGLGMWREDLCHSVGESGLLSAPFGLFPRPWSTTTGVLGGTEFSDVIKKFLLLGKLVAKTIKDGRILDIPFSRGFYKIMLEQVLSICDIQSFDSELGRTLLEFQAVINRKMFVESVPGKSHGVPSNLNYRGISVKDLSLDFTLPGYSDYALSSESTKLVNIDNLEEYVALVVDATIGSGIERQVDAFKSGFNEVFPLKALKIFNEDELERLLCGEQDTWDFTELVDHIKFDHGYTMSSPTVINLLEIIQEFGCDQRRAFLQFVTGAPRLAHGGLAALNPKLTVVRKHGSCDADLDLPSVMTCANYLKLPPYSSKEKMREKLMYAITEGQGSFHLS, encoded by the exons ATGTGCAAGAAACTGCCTCCTGATTGCTCTTCAAGTATTATAGAATCAGTCCCTACTTTATGTGCCCTTCTCCAGAATGAGGATACAAAA TTGGTGGAAACTGTTGCTATTTGTCTTGCACGGATAGCTGACTCTATTGGCTCTTCCTCCAATTTGCTGGATGAACTATGCAAGCTTGGGTTAATACAAAAGTCCTTGGAATTAATAACTAATGATGGTCATAGGACACTCAGCCGTGTAACTTATTCT GGTTTAATTGCTCTTCTCACCAAACTTGCTGGAAATTCTCAGCTAGCAGTTCAGACCCTATTTGAGCTCAATATTAGCAGAACTCTGAGAAACGTCTTATTAGGTTCTGACATGTCAGATGATTCTGCTTATGCATCTACTGAGGATTTGCAAATCAATCAG GTATATGAAGTTTTAAAGTTAGCTAACCAGTTAATCCCTCCAAGAGAGAGAGATCCAGACAATCAATTAACAGAAGCTAAGGAAAAGATTCAAATGGTTGTGCCCAATTTCTTGGATCAGTTTGCAACAGAAATTCTTCCTGCTTCTATTAAG GTTGTGAACTCTGACGCAAATCCATATGTATGTTATGGCTGTGTTTCCATCATAAGCCGCATTGCCTATTACAGCGCACCTGACACACTTCTGAAGTCAATTAAAGATATAAATATCTCATA TTTTTTGGCAGGGCTGTTGCTCAAGAAAGATCCACATATATTACTTTCTACACTGGAGACAGTTGAGATTCTGATGCAAAAACTTCCTGGTTTTTTCTTAAGCTCTTTCATCAAGGAAGGAGTAGTTCATGCAATTGATGCACTTCTTTCAGAAGATAAATGCACAGAGCCTGTACTTGGACACTCAGATGATCAAATGGTAGTAAAAGATATTTCCAGGTGCCTGTGCTATTCATTTGCTTTATCTAGGGTTCCATCCTCAGAAGCAAAGACATGCAAGATTGTAAAAGAATCTATCCACAATCTGGGAAGGCACATTAAAGCAACCTACTTTGCTAATGGAGCAATGAGCTCTGATATGGGATTTACTGAAACCCTTCAAAATCTCAAAACTTTGTGCAAAGTGCTAACTGAAAGTGTGGATATACATTTAAATAGTGACAATAGTCTCCAGGATGAGGAGAATTTAACTCAAATGTTAGACCAGGTAATGAGAGCTTTTTCTCAGGAAGATCCTATGTCGACCTTTGAGTTTGTCGAGAGTGGTCTTGCAAGATCTCTGATCCATTATTTATCAAATGGAAAGTATCCACTTGGAACTCATTCTGTTGGGTTATCAAGTCACATTCTCACCATACTAAAGAGATTCCAGACATTTGCTTTCATTTGCTTATCAAAACCATGTCAAAGTTGTGACAATACCATTTTGGTTATCTTGCTGAAGAAGCTGCAGAATGCATTGTCTTCGTTGGATAACTTTCCTGTTATTGTAAGCCAGGGTTATAAGGCAAGAAACACTTATGCAGATATCCCTGCTAGGTGCTGCACCATGAATCCCTGCTTAAGAGTTCGCTTTGTCCGTGAAAAAGCAGAGTCACACTTGTCCGACTATAACAATGTTCTAAATGTTGATATTTCTTCATCGGTAGACGATATAGAAGGATATCTCTGGCCTAAAGTTAGTGAAAACAAGAATGTAAATCTGACAGAATCTATGGATAATAACATCAGCAAACTAAAACTCACTTCTTCAAGGTCAAATCATACTTCAGAAGGGGATTCTATAGAGACACACACAAATATCTCCAATGAGACATGTATTTCCAACTCTTCAGAG GTAATTAGAAGTCAAGAACAACTTTTGCCAACAGAAACTAGTCCACTGCAGTCAACATCTG GTGTGAAATCTGGTCCAGAAATAACCATAACAGCATCTCCTAGCATAGGAGAGGCAAAGCAAAAGTTAACTTTTAGCTTAAGCGGAAAACAACTCGACCGCTCTAAGACGCTCTATCAAGCAGTTCTAGAGGATCAGATGTCTTCAGAATCTCACATGGTTGTGGGGTCAAGATTTTGGAATCAATTATACAAACTTACTTACAGAGTAGCTGAAGATGAAAACTCAAGCAAGGGCCAACTCTTAGATTGTGTTTCTCAGTCAAACATCCTCTTGAATAAGCTTGGATTCTCCTGgcaaaaacttcctttttttcCTACTATATTTCAAATCGAGATGCCTTCTAACTTTGATAAAATGAGTTCAACATATGATATTTTGTTTATGTTGAAAATATTGGAGGGCTTGAATCACTTTTCTTTGGAATTGTTGACTGATGAAAGAGTCGGAGCATTTGCTGAAGGGAAAATAGATAACCTTGATGATCTGAAAGTGATAATCCCTTCAGTTCCAGAACTGGGGTTTGTGAACAGTAAATTATCTGATAAGTTGGAGCAGCAACTCAGAGACCCTCTGGTGTTGACCACTGGTTATTTTCCATCATGGTGTAGCCAGTTAATGAATTCATgctctttcttattttcttttgaagCAAGATGGAAGTACTTCTACCTCACAGCTTTTGGTTCTTTGAAAAATCAACAAAATAGCATACAACATTCAAATAGCCCTGGCACAAACTCCAGCAGTGATAGCCTCACTTTTCCACGCAAGAAGTTCAAAGTTGATAGGAACAAGATCCTTGAATGTGCTATGAAAATGATGGAATTACATGTTCATAGTAAGGGTTCTCTTGAAGTAGAATATGATGAAGAAGTGGGTACTGGTCTAGGTCCTACGATGGAATTCTACACATTATTAAGTCATGAATTTCAAAAGGCTGGATTGGGTATGTGGAGAGAGGACCTTTGTCACAGTGTCGGTGAATCTGGATTATTGTCAGCTCCATTTGGACTGTTTCCTCGTCCATGGTCAACAACAACAGGTGTGTTGGGTGGGACTGAATTCTCTGATGTGATAAAAAAGTTTCTCCTCCTTGGTAAGCTGGTAGCCAAGACAATCAAAGACGGAAGGATATTGGACATACCATTTTCTAGAGGCTTCTATAAGATTATGCTTGAGCAG GTGCTGAGCATATGTGATATCCAGTCATTTGATTCGGAGCTTGGAAGGACTTTGCTGGAGTTTCAAGCTGTTATCAATAGGAAAATGTTTGTCGAATCAGTTCCTGGAAAAAGCCATGGGGTTCCATCTAACTTAAATTATAGGGGTATCAGTGTGAAGGATCTTTCTCTTGATTTCACTCTTCCAGGCTATTCTGATTATGCACTTTCCTCGGAGAGTACAAAATTG GTTAATATTGACAACTTGGAAGAATATGTTGCGCTGGTTGTAGATGCAACAATTGGCAGTGGAATTGAGAGACAAGTTGATGCCTTCAAGTCTGGGTTTAATGAG GTATTCCCTCTGAAAGCTCTTAAGATTTTCAATGAAGATGAGCTGGAGAGACTACTATGCGGTGAACAAGATACTTGGGAT TTCACTGAGCTTGTGGATCACATCAAGTTCGACCATGGATATACAATGAGCAGCCCTACTGTTATCAAT TTGTTAGAAATCATTCAAGAATTTGGGTGTGATCAACGTAGGGCTTTCTTACAATTTGTTACTGGTGCTCCTCGACTCGCACATGGTGGCTTAGCTGCACTTAACCCTAAACTAACAGTTGTTCGCAAG CATGGTAGCTGTGATGCTGATTTGGATTTGCCAAGTGTGATGACTTGTGCTAATTATCTAAAGCTCCCACCTTACTCTTCCAAG gagaaaatgagagaaaaactGATGTATGCGATAACCGAAGGTCAGGGATCGTTTCACCTCTCGTAA
- the LOC121971009 gene encoding E3 ubiquitin-protein ligase UPL4-like isoform X1 → MDRGRKREGAADLRADKRACSSSDHRPCSSASGSPPPQPPHSEMESSSSGRSDRGGDSGYGSCDSDDYAGGYDSRSVRGRLHRVLVGLADDGSGGSEQLAALTELCEVLSFCMEDAMGYFPVESVVPPLVKLAGHESNPEVMLLAIRALTYLCDSMPRSADAIVRHGALPVLCGRLLAIEYLDVAEQCHQALEKISRKQPIACLQAGTANAVLTYIDFFPSSIQRAAVSTIANMCKKLPPDCSSSIIESVPTLCALLQNEDTKLVETVAICLARIADSIGSSSNLLDELCKLGLIQKSLELITNDGHRTLSRVTYSGLIALLTKLAGNSQLAVQTLFELNISRTLRNVLLGSDMSDDSAYASTEDLQINQVYEVLKLANQLIPPRERDPDNQLTEAKEKIQMVVPNFLDQFATEILPASIKVVNSDANPYVCYGCVSIISRIAYYSAPDTLLKSIKDINISYFLAGLLLKKDPHILLSTLETVEILMQKLPGFFLSSFIKEGVVHAIDALLSEDKCTEPVLGHSDDQMVVKDISRCLCYSFALSRVPSSEAKTCKIVKESIHNLGRHIKATYFANGAMSSDMGFTETLQNLKTLCKVLTESVDIHLNSDNSLQDEENLTQMLDQVMRAFSQEDPMSTFEFVESGLARSLIHYLSNGKYPLGTHSVGLSSHILTILKRFQTFAFICLSKPCQSCDNTILVILLKKLQNALSSLDNFPVIVSQGYKARNTYADIPARCCTMNPCLRVRFVREKAESHLSDYNNVLNVDISSSVDDIEGYLWPKVSENKNVNLTESMDNNISKLKLTSSRSNHTSEGDSIETHTNISNETCISNSSEVIRSQEQLLPTETSPLQSTSGVKSGPEITITASPSIGEAKQKLTFSLSGKQLDRSKTLYQAVLEDQMSSESHMVVGSRFWNQLYKLTYRVAEDENSSKGQLLDCVSQSNILLNKLGFSWQKLPFFPTIFQIEMPSNFDKMSSTYDILFMLKILEGLNHFSLELLTDERVGAFAEGKIDNLDDLKVIIPSVPELGFVNSKLSDKLEQQLRDPLVLTTGYFPSWCSQLMNSCSFLFSFEARWKYFYLTAFGSLKNQQNSIQHSNSPGTNSSSDSLTFPRKKFKVDRNKILECAMKMMELHVHSKGSLEVEYDEEVGTGLGPTMEFYTLLSHEFQKAGLGMWREDLCHSVGESGLLSAPFGLFPRPWSTTTGVLGGTEFSDVIKKFLLLGKLVAKTIKDGRILDIPFSRGFYKIMLEQVLSICDIQSFDSELGRTLLEFQAVINRKMFVESVPGKSHGVPSNLNYRGISVKDLSLDFTLPGYSDYALSSESTKLVNIDNLEEYVALVVDATIGSGIERQVDAFKSGFNEVFPLKALKIFNEDELERLLCGEQDTWDFTELVDHIKFDHGYTMSSPTVINLLEIIQEFGCDQRRAFLQFVTGAPRLAHGGLAALNPKLTVVRKHGSCDADLDLPSVMTCANYLKLPPYSSKEKMREKLMYAITEGQGSFHLS, encoded by the exons ATGGATCGAGGTCGGAAGCGCGAGGGCGCCGCCGACCTCCGTGCGGACAAGCGCGCGTGCAGCTCGTCCGACCACCGCCCCTGCTCCTCCGCCTCCGGCTCCCCGCCCCCGCAGCCGCCGCACAGCGAGATGGAGTCCTCCTCCTCGGGGAGGTCCGATCGCGGCGGGGATTCCGGATACGGGTCGTGCGACTCCGACGACTATGCTGGGGGTTACGACTCGCGGTCCGTGAGGGGGAGGCTGCACAGGGTCTTGGTTGGCCTCGCAGACGACGGCTCGGGGGGATCCGAGCAGCTCGCAGCGCTGACCGAGCTCTGCGAAGTGCTCTCCTTCTGCATGGAGGACGCCATGGGGTACTTCCCTGTGGAGAGCGTCGTGCCGCCACTCGTGAAGCTTGCTGGTCACGAGAGCAATCCCGAGGTCATGCTTTTGGCAATAAGAGCGCTCACCTACCTCTGTGATTCGATGCCGAGGTCCGCGGATGCCATCGTGCGGCATGGCGCCCTACCTGTCCTGTGCGGAAGGCTTTTGGCTATCGAATACTTGGACGTGGCAGAACAG TGCCACCAAGCATTGGAGAAGATATCGCGGAAACAACCGATTGCTTGTTTGCAAGCAGGAACAGCAAATGCTGTCTTAACTTATATTGATTTCTTTCCAAGTAGTATTCAG AGAGCTGCAGTTTCAACAATAGCCAATATGTGCAAGAAACTGCCTCCTGATTGCTCTTCAAGTATTATAGAATCAGTCCCTACTTTATGTGCCCTTCTCCAGAATGAGGATACAAAA TTGGTGGAAACTGTTGCTATTTGTCTTGCACGGATAGCTGACTCTATTGGCTCTTCCTCCAATTTGCTGGATGAACTATGCAAGCTTGGGTTAATACAAAAGTCCTTGGAATTAATAACTAATGATGGTCATAGGACACTCAGCCGTGTAACTTATTCT GGTTTAATTGCTCTTCTCACCAAACTTGCTGGAAATTCTCAGCTAGCAGTTCAGACCCTATTTGAGCTCAATATTAGCAGAACTCTGAGAAACGTCTTATTAGGTTCTGACATGTCAGATGATTCTGCTTATGCATCTACTGAGGATTTGCAAATCAATCAG GTATATGAAGTTTTAAAGTTAGCTAACCAGTTAATCCCTCCAAGAGAGAGAGATCCAGACAATCAATTAACAGAAGCTAAGGAAAAGATTCAAATGGTTGTGCCCAATTTCTTGGATCAGTTTGCAACAGAAATTCTTCCTGCTTCTATTAAG GTTGTGAACTCTGACGCAAATCCATATGTATGTTATGGCTGTGTTTCCATCATAAGCCGCATTGCCTATTACAGCGCACCTGACACACTTCTGAAGTCAATTAAAGATATAAATATCTCATA TTTTTTGGCAGGGCTGTTGCTCAAGAAAGATCCACATATATTACTTTCTACACTGGAGACAGTTGAGATTCTGATGCAAAAACTTCCTGGTTTTTTCTTAAGCTCTTTCATCAAGGAAGGAGTAGTTCATGCAATTGATGCACTTCTTTCAGAAGATAAATGCACAGAGCCTGTACTTGGACACTCAGATGATCAAATGGTAGTAAAAGATATTTCCAGGTGCCTGTGCTATTCATTTGCTTTATCTAGGGTTCCATCCTCAGAAGCAAAGACATGCAAGATTGTAAAAGAATCTATCCACAATCTGGGAAGGCACATTAAAGCAACCTACTTTGCTAATGGAGCAATGAGCTCTGATATGGGATTTACTGAAACCCTTCAAAATCTCAAAACTTTGTGCAAAGTGCTAACTGAAAGTGTGGATATACATTTAAATAGTGACAATAGTCTCCAGGATGAGGAGAATTTAACTCAAATGTTAGACCAGGTAATGAGAGCTTTTTCTCAGGAAGATCCTATGTCGACCTTTGAGTTTGTCGAGAGTGGTCTTGCAAGATCTCTGATCCATTATTTATCAAATGGAAAGTATCCACTTGGAACTCATTCTGTTGGGTTATCAAGTCACATTCTCACCATACTAAAGAGATTCCAGACATTTGCTTTCATTTGCTTATCAAAACCATGTCAAAGTTGTGACAATACCATTTTGGTTATCTTGCTGAAGAAGCTGCAGAATGCATTGTCTTCGTTGGATAACTTTCCTGTTATTGTAAGCCAGGGTTATAAGGCAAGAAACACTTATGCAGATATCCCTGCTAGGTGCTGCACCATGAATCCCTGCTTAAGAGTTCGCTTTGTCCGTGAAAAAGCAGAGTCACACTTGTCCGACTATAACAATGTTCTAAATGTTGATATTTCTTCATCGGTAGACGATATAGAAGGATATCTCTGGCCTAAAGTTAGTGAAAACAAGAATGTAAATCTGACAGAATCTATGGATAATAACATCAGCAAACTAAAACTCACTTCTTCAAGGTCAAATCATACTTCAGAAGGGGATTCTATAGAGACACACACAAATATCTCCAATGAGACATGTATTTCCAACTCTTCAGAG GTAATTAGAAGTCAAGAACAACTTTTGCCAACAGAAACTAGTCCACTGCAGTCAACATCTG GTGTGAAATCTGGTCCAGAAATAACCATAACAGCATCTCCTAGCATAGGAGAGGCAAAGCAAAAGTTAACTTTTAGCTTAAGCGGAAAACAACTCGACCGCTCTAAGACGCTCTATCAAGCAGTTCTAGAGGATCAGATGTCTTCAGAATCTCACATGGTTGTGGGGTCAAGATTTTGGAATCAATTATACAAACTTACTTACAGAGTAGCTGAAGATGAAAACTCAAGCAAGGGCCAACTCTTAGATTGTGTTTCTCAGTCAAACATCCTCTTGAATAAGCTTGGATTCTCCTGgcaaaaacttcctttttttcCTACTATATTTCAAATCGAGATGCCTTCTAACTTTGATAAAATGAGTTCAACATATGATATTTTGTTTATGTTGAAAATATTGGAGGGCTTGAATCACTTTTCTTTGGAATTGTTGACTGATGAAAGAGTCGGAGCATTTGCTGAAGGGAAAATAGATAACCTTGATGATCTGAAAGTGATAATCCCTTCAGTTCCAGAACTGGGGTTTGTGAACAGTAAATTATCTGATAAGTTGGAGCAGCAACTCAGAGACCCTCTGGTGTTGACCACTGGTTATTTTCCATCATGGTGTAGCCAGTTAATGAATTCATgctctttcttattttcttttgaagCAAGATGGAAGTACTTCTACCTCACAGCTTTTGGTTCTTTGAAAAATCAACAAAATAGCATACAACATTCAAATAGCCCTGGCACAAACTCCAGCAGTGATAGCCTCACTTTTCCACGCAAGAAGTTCAAAGTTGATAGGAACAAGATCCTTGAATGTGCTATGAAAATGATGGAATTACATGTTCATAGTAAGGGTTCTCTTGAAGTAGAATATGATGAAGAAGTGGGTACTGGTCTAGGTCCTACGATGGAATTCTACACATTATTAAGTCATGAATTTCAAAAGGCTGGATTGGGTATGTGGAGAGAGGACCTTTGTCACAGTGTCGGTGAATCTGGATTATTGTCAGCTCCATTTGGACTGTTTCCTCGTCCATGGTCAACAACAACAGGTGTGTTGGGTGGGACTGAATTCTCTGATGTGATAAAAAAGTTTCTCCTCCTTGGTAAGCTGGTAGCCAAGACAATCAAAGACGGAAGGATATTGGACATACCATTTTCTAGAGGCTTCTATAAGATTATGCTTGAGCAG GTGCTGAGCATATGTGATATCCAGTCATTTGATTCGGAGCTTGGAAGGACTTTGCTGGAGTTTCAAGCTGTTATCAATAGGAAAATGTTTGTCGAATCAGTTCCTGGAAAAAGCCATGGGGTTCCATCTAACTTAAATTATAGGGGTATCAGTGTGAAGGATCTTTCTCTTGATTTCACTCTTCCAGGCTATTCTGATTATGCACTTTCCTCGGAGAGTACAAAATTG GTTAATATTGACAACTTGGAAGAATATGTTGCGCTGGTTGTAGATGCAACAATTGGCAGTGGAATTGAGAGACAAGTTGATGCCTTCAAGTCTGGGTTTAATGAG GTATTCCCTCTGAAAGCTCTTAAGATTTTCAATGAAGATGAGCTGGAGAGACTACTATGCGGTGAACAAGATACTTGGGAT TTCACTGAGCTTGTGGATCACATCAAGTTCGACCATGGATATACAATGAGCAGCCCTACTGTTATCAAT TTGTTAGAAATCATTCAAGAATTTGGGTGTGATCAACGTAGGGCTTTCTTACAATTTGTTACTGGTGCTCCTCGACTCGCACATGGTGGCTTAGCTGCACTTAACCCTAAACTAACAGTTGTTCGCAAG CATGGTAGCTGTGATGCTGATTTGGATTTGCCAAGTGTGATGACTTGTGCTAATTATCTAAAGCTCCCACCTTACTCTTCCAAG gagaaaatgagagaaaaactGATGTATGCGATAACCGAAGGTCAGGGATCGTTTCACCTCTCGTAA
- the LOC121971010 gene encoding histidine--tRNA ligase, cytoplasmic-like — protein sequence MASPWANSTVTVGGKGSSLSPSAVYAVSHGVSSVSIDPAALAKLSQSKRPSPTGRIQDDPSTPMSLTAEESRAALVVLLNKLVLSDAAVRPGLPSLIVDTLNLASGLERLDFCSAPRFWDSMAMLNARNLDEIQVGREEFGIFVTSCAASVGVCAILDCCASALVKVVDAVAALSCEAARADVSALDLFGSGDGFSMKDETDVASDMKTLLFGSKLVGQNDSSPFSEIPTVNGSFREALRLFHGRTRVELNSSVKVKKSIVIANHGKEKAFIASVLPLAMSIQSLCESSFGRAKSSINIISDSSLRSRVSEVFEKACSNLDDLRDQFHSVTEKAASGSNSAHVLHSVYDFLVKFRNVLAWEAVLALFSLEIDDSIERAQVDSSKDNKLNGDLVKGEKSDKKKKKNLGKGTSIIRQLLKGSALCSSELSAENISVLVDWASDLSKYFDPMDARLDNLLTRVKEIVETNEVRRLPKNPKGTRDFGKEQMAIRERAFSIITGVFKMHGAVALDTPVFELRETLMGKYGEDSKLIYDLADQGGELCSLRYDLTVPFARYLAMNNINALKRYQIAKVYRRDKPSNGRYREFYQCDFDIAGQYETMEPDFEVIKVLTELLDQLDIGSYEIKLNHRKLLDGMLEICGVSSEKFRTVCSSIDKLDKQPFEQIKKELVEEKGLSTEIADKIGTFVKRRGPPLEILSELKEEGSQFLENTGSVVALNELEILFKTLEKANCLNRVVFDLSLARGLDYYTGVIYEAVFKGATQVGSIAAGGRYDNLVGMFSGKQVPAVGVSLGIERVFTIMEQLEKDRNQVIRANETQVLVAILSKDLTLAAEIASELWNAKIKAEFGLTKRVMNHITRAKESGIPWMVLVGESEISSGIYKLKNIEANQEEEIPKERIVEELCIRLSGRSTK from the exons ATGGCGTCTCCGTGGGCGAATTCTACCGTCACTGTTGGTGGAAAGGGTTCCTCACTCTCACCTTCGGCAGTATATGCCGTCTCCCACGGCGTATCCTCCGTCAGTATTGACCCCGCCGCCCTTGCGAAGCTCTCGCAATCCAAGCGGCCGTCTCCGACGGGCAGAATTCAGGATGACCCTTCAACTCCGATGTCGTTGACAGCGGAGGAGTCTCGCGCCGCCCTCGTAGTTCTTCTGAATAAGCTCGTCCTCTCCGACGCCGCTGTCCGCCCCGGCCTCCCCTCTCTCATCGTGGACACGCTAAACCTTGCGTCTGGCCTTGAAAGACTCGATTTTTGTTCAGCTCCGAGGTTTTGGGACTCGATGGCCATGTTGAATGCGAGGAATCTGGATGAGATTCAAGTCGGCCGTGAGGAGTTTGGTATTTTCGTGACTTCGTGTGCAGCATCGGTTGGTGTCTGCGCGATCTTGGACTGCTGCGCCTCTGCTCTTGTGAAGGTGGTGGACGCCGTGGCAGCGTTGTCTTGTGAAGCTGCTCGCGCTGATGTCTCTGCGTTAGATTTGTTTGGCTCCGGCGATGGATTCTCGATGAAGGATGAGACCGATGTGGCAAGCGACATGAAGACATTGCTATTTGGATCGAAGCTTGTAGGGCAGAATGATTCTTCGCCTTTCAGTGAGATTCCTACCGTCAATGGTAGCTTCAGGGAGGCTCTCAGGTTATTCCATGGACGAACACGAGTTGAGTTGAATTCCAGTGTTAAGGTCAAGAAGTCAATTGTTATTGCAAATCACGGAAAGGAGAAAGCTTTTATCGCGTCAGTCTTGCCACTTGCAATGTCAATTCAGTCCTTGTGTGAGAGTAGCTTTGGCCGAGCTAAATCTTCTATTAATATTATCAGTGATAGTAGCTTGCGCTCTAGGGTTTCTGAGGTTTTTGAGAAAGCATGCTCAAATTTAGATGATCTGAGAGATCAATTTCACTCTGTGACAGAAAAGGCTGCCTCTGGATCAAATTCTGCACATGTTCTTCACTCTGTGTATGATTTTTTGGTTAAATTTAGGAATGTTCTTGCTTGGGAGGCAGTATTGGCATTGTTTTCCCTAGAAATAGATGACTCAATTGAGAGAGCTCAAGTGGATTCCTCGAAGGACAACAAACTGAATGGAGATCTAGTGAAAGGCGAGAAGAGtgacaagaaaaagaagaagaacttAGGCAAGGGGACTTCTATCATAAGGCAGCTCCTTAAAGGTAGTGCTTTGTGTAGCTCTGAGCTTTCTGCTGAAAATATTTCAGTGTTGGTTGATTGGGCATCTGATCTGTCAAAATATTTCGATCCCATGGATGCTAGGCTAGATAATCTACTGACAAGGGTTAAGGAAATAGTTGAGACCAATGAAGTCAGGAGACTTCCAAAGAATCCTAag GGTACACGTGATTTTGGAAAGGAACAAATGGCTATTAGAGAGCGTGCATTCTCAATTATTACAGGTGTTTTTAAGATGCATGGTGCTGTTGCTCTTGATACTCCTGTGTTTGAGTTAAGAGAGACTCTCATGGGTAAGTATGGTGAGGATTCAAAGTTGATATATGATCTCGCTGACCAG GGCGGAGAGCTCTGTTCTCTGAGATATGATTTAACTGTTCCCTTTGCAAGATACTTGGCCATGAATAATATAAATGCATTAAAAAGGTACCAAATAGCTAAAGTATACAGAAGGGATAAGCCATCAAATGGAAGATATCGTGAGTTCTACCAATGTGATTTTGATATTGCTGGTCAATATGAAACAATGGAACCTGATTTCGAGGTTATCAAAGTCTTGACTGAACTGTTGGATCAACTTGACATTGGCAGCTATGAG ATTAAACTGAATCACCGGAAGTTGCTGGATGGGATGTTGGAAATCTGTGGAGTGTCCTCTGAAAAATTTAGAACAGTTTGCTCAAGCATTGATAAACTGGATAAGCAACCATTTGAACAGATCAAAAAGGAATTG GTGGAAGAGAAGGGTTTATCGACTGAAATTGCAGATAAAATTGGCACTTTTGTGAAGAGAAGAGGGCCACCACTTGAAATTTTGTCAGAACTAAAGGAAGAGGGTAGCCAATTTTTGGAGAACACTGGCTCTGTTGTTGCCCTGAATGAGTTGGAGATTTTATTCAAAACCCTTGAAAAAGCAAATTGTTTGAACCGAGTGGTGTTTGACTTGAGCCTTGCAAGAGGCCTTGATTATTATACTGGAGTTATATATGAAGCAGTTTTCAAAGGAGCTACACAG GTTGGTTCTATCGCAGCAGGGGGACGATACGATAATCTGGTAGGGATGTTCAGTGGAAAGCAGGTTCCTGCAGTAGGCGTCAGTCTCGGAATTGAGAGAGTCtttacaataatggagcaacttGAAAAAGACAGAAATCAG GTCATTCGTGCCAATGAAACACAAGTCTTGGTAGCCATCCTCAGCAAGGATCTCACACTGGCTGCAGAGATCGCGAGCGAACTGTGGAATGCTAAAATCAAAGCAGAGTTCGGCCTCACCAAACGAGTAATGAATCATATCACACGCGCAAAGGAATCAGGAATCCCTTGGATGGTCCTCGTCGGAGAATCTGAGATAAGTAGCGGTATTTATAAGCTAAAGAACATCGAAGCCAACCAAGAGGAGGAGATTCCCAAAGAAAGAATTGTCGAGGAGCTCTGCATAAGGCTGTCAGGCCGAAGTACCAAGTGA